The following are encoded in a window of Flavobacterium cupriresistens genomic DNA:
- the fabD gene encoding ACP S-malonyltransferase: MKAYVFPGQGAQFTGMGKDLYETSALAKELFEKANEILGFRITDIMFEGTAEELKETKVTQPAVFLHSVILAKTLGEDFKPEMVAGHSLGEFSALVANGTLSFEDGLKLVSQRALAMQKACEITPSTMAAVLGLADNVVEEVCASIDGVVVAANYNCPGQLVISGETTAVEKACEAMKAAGAKRALILPVGGAFHSPMMEPAREELAAAIEATTFATPICPVYQNVTASAVSDANEIKKNLIIQLTAPVKWTQSVQQMIADGATLFTEVGPGKVLAGLITKIDKEAVTANA, encoded by the coding sequence ATGAAAGCATACGTATTTCCAGGTCAGGGCGCACAGTTTACAGGAATGGGCAAAGACTTATATGAAACATCGGCTTTAGCCAAAGAATTATTCGAAAAAGCTAATGAAATTTTAGGTTTCAGAATTACAGATATCATGTTTGAAGGTACTGCCGAAGAACTAAAAGAAACAAAAGTAACACAACCTGCCGTTTTTTTACACTCGGTTATTTTAGCCAAAACTTTAGGCGAAGATTTTAAACCGGAAATGGTTGCAGGACATTCTTTAGGAGAATTTTCTGCATTGGTAGCTAATGGAACATTATCTTTTGAAGATGGACTGAAATTAGTTTCTCAACGTGCTCTTGCGATGCAAAAAGCATGCGAAATTACACCTTCTACAATGGCTGCCGTTTTAGGTTTAGCAGACAATGTTGTTGAAGAAGTTTGCGCTTCTATTGACGGTGTTGTCGTAGCTGCAAATTACAACTGCCCTGGGCAATTAGTAATCTCAGGAGAAACCACGGCTGTTGAAAAAGCTTGTGAAGCAATGAAAGCTGCGGGAGCAAAACGTGCTTTGATTTTACCTGTTGGAGGAGCATTCCACTCGCCAATGATGGAACCGGCAAGAGAAGAATTAGCTGCTGCAATTGAAGCCACAACATTCGCAACGCCAATTTGTCCGGTATATCAAAACGTAACAGCTAGCGCTGTTTCTGATGCCAATGAAATCAAAAAGAACCTGATCATTCAATTGACTGCTCCTGTAAAATGGACACAATCGGTACAACAAATGATCGCTGACGGTGCTACTTTATTTACTGAAGTTGGACCAGGAAAAGTATTAGCCGGTTTAATTACTAAAATTGACAAAGAAGCAGTTACTGCTAATGCTTAA
- a CDS encoding YceI family protein produces MATTKWSIDPTHSQIGFKVKHMMFTNVSGKFGTYDATVTTDDENFENADIAFSADIASIDTANADRDGHLRSGDFFDVENHPKLAFKSSSFKKVDDGEYEITGDLNIKGVSKTVKFPVEFSGIMTDPWGNTKVGLNIEGKINRKDWGLNWNSALETGGVLVGEEVKLNIEIQLAKQA; encoded by the coding sequence ATGGCAACTACAAAATGGTCTATTGACCCAACACATTCACAAATTGGTTTTAAAGTAAAACACATGATGTTTACAAATGTTTCTGGTAAATTCGGAACTTACGATGCAACCGTTACAACTGATGACGAGAATTTCGAAAATGCAGATATCGCTTTTTCCGCAGACATCGCTTCAATTGATACAGCAAATGCAGACAGAGACGGACACTTAAGAAGCGGCGATTTTTTTGATGTTGAAAACCATCCAAAATTAGCTTTCAAATCTTCTTCCTTTAAAAAAGTTGATGATGGTGAATATGAGATCACAGGAGATCTAAACATCAAAGGAGTTTCTAAAACAGTAAAATTTCCGGTAGAATTTAGCGGTATCATGACCGATCCTTGGGGAAATACAAAAGTAGGTTTAAATATCGAAGGAAAAATCAATCGTAAAGATTGGGGACTAAACTGGAATTCTGCCCTTGAAACCGGTGGTGTATTGGTTGGAGAAGAAGTTAAATTAAACATCGAAATTCAATTGGCAAAACAAGCATAA
- a CDS encoding helix-turn-helix domain-containing protein, protein MKKYPVYSVQNFSCNDVHRDFYVNTFKEHLKSHSFVEEPHRHDSYLMVFFTNGSGIHEVDFDRFEIKKGSLFVLQPGQMHHWSLSEDIEGYVIIFSQELYNLYFGQKKINDYNFYNSILNQPEVLFEGEESSKILPYFNLLIQENNQNHRLQLDKMLNLLDCIHIEIARKYGETYSRQAHSYNVKISAFEVLLEKYFKTQKLPSFYADQLHITLKHLNRICNEILQKTATEVIMDRVILEIKRMLIDKQLAVNEVAYAVGYEDYSYFSRVFKKQTGISPTEFRNNTGR, encoded by the coding sequence ATGAAAAAATACCCTGTTTATAGCGTTCAGAATTTTAGTTGTAACGATGTTCACCGTGATTTTTATGTCAATACTTTCAAGGAACATTTAAAAAGTCACAGTTTCGTAGAAGAGCCGCATCGTCACGATTCTTATTTAATGGTTTTTTTTACTAACGGTTCGGGAATTCACGAAGTTGATTTTGATCGTTTTGAAATAAAAAAGGGTAGTTTGTTTGTTTTGCAACCCGGGCAAATGCACCATTGGAGTTTGTCGGAAGATATTGAGGGGTATGTGATTATCTTTTCACAGGAACTTTATAATCTGTATTTCGGACAGAAAAAGATAAACGACTACAACTTTTACAATTCGATTCTCAATCAGCCGGAAGTTCTTTTTGAAGGGGAAGAATCATCTAAAATCCTGCCTTATTTTAATCTGCTGATTCAGGAAAACAATCAAAATCATAGATTGCAATTAGACAAGATGCTCAATTTGTTGGATTGTATTCATATCGAAATTGCCCGTAAATACGGTGAAACTTACTCACGTCAGGCGCATTCGTATAATGTTAAAATTAGTGCTTTCGAGGTACTTCTGGAAAAGTATTTTAAAACTCAAAAATTGCCTTCTTTTTATGCGGATCAATTGCATATTACTTTAAAACATTTGAACCGAATATGTAACGAGATTTTGCAAAAAACAGCAACCGAAGTAATTATGGATCGCGTAATTCTCGAAATAAAAAGAATGCTGATCGATAAACAATTAGCTGTAAACGAGGTGGCATATGCTGTTGGTTATGAAGACTACTCTTATTTTTCGAGAGTATTTAAAAAACAAACCGGAATCTCTCCGACGGAATTTAGGAATAATACAGGACGTTGA
- the aceA gene encoding isocitrate lyase, with amino-acid sequence MKTTEDRIQELINDWITNPRWKGVERPYTATEVVTLQGSYQIEHSIAKIGAQKLWRKLKSQDYVAGLGALTGNQAIQEVDAGLEAIYLSGWQVAADANLAGEMYPDQSLYPVNSVPMVVKKINSALLRADQIQVVNKVEDKIDYLVPIVADAEAGFGGNLNAFELMKSMIEAGASGVHFEDQLSSAKKCGHLGGKVLVPTQEAINKLIAARLAADVMGVPTLIVARTDADTANLLTSDADPRDAKFITGEKTNEGFFYVNCGIDQGIARGLSYAPYADLIWMETSNPDLVYAKKFADAMKKEFPDKMLAYNCSPSFNWAAKLSVAEMETFREDLAAMGYKFQFITLAGFHALNTSMFELSKAYKERGMAGYSELQEREFALQKNGFRAVKHQAFVGTSYFDAVQNTVTIGKSTTTAMKHSTEVEQF; translated from the coding sequence ATGAAAACAACAGAAGACAGAATTCAGGAATTGATTAACGATTGGATTACGAACCCAAGATGGAAAGGTGTTGAGCGTCCTTATACTGCTACCGAAGTGGTGACGCTTCAGGGTTCTTATCAGATTGAGCACTCTATTGCTAAAATAGGGGCGCAAAAATTATGGAGAAAGTTAAAAAGTCAGGATTATGTAGCTGGATTGGGGGCTTTGACTGGGAATCAGGCGATTCAGGAAGTTGATGCCGGTTTGGAAGCGATTTATTTAAGCGGTTGGCAAGTGGCTGCTGATGCGAATTTGGCTGGAGAAATGTATCCGGATCAATCGCTTTACCCGGTAAATAGTGTACCAATGGTTGTGAAAAAAATTAATAGTGCTTTATTGCGAGCTGATCAGATTCAGGTGGTAAATAAAGTAGAAGATAAAATAGATTATTTAGTGCCCATTGTAGCCGATGCCGAAGCAGGTTTTGGTGGAAATTTAAATGCTTTTGAATTAATGAAATCTATGATTGAGGCCGGAGCTTCTGGGGTTCATTTTGAAGATCAGTTGAGTTCTGCTAAAAAATGCGGGCATTTGGGAGGGAAGGTTTTGGTACCAACTCAGGAGGCGATTAATAAACTAATTGCGGCTCGATTAGCAGCAGATGTTATGGGAGTTCCTACACTTATTGTAGCACGAACCGATGCAGATACCGCTAATTTACTAACGAGTGATGCAGATCCTAGAGATGCTAAGTTTATTACTGGTGAAAAAACCAATGAAGGTTTCTTTTATGTAAACTGTGGTATCGATCAGGGAATTGCAAGAGGGTTGAGCTACGCACCGTACGCCGATTTGATTTGGATGGAAACCAGTAATCCTGATTTGGTTTATGCGAAAAAATTTGCTGATGCCATGAAAAAAGAATTTCCGGATAAAATGTTAGCGTATAATTGTTCGCCTTCTTTTAATTGGGCTGCAAAATTATCAGTGGCAGAAATGGAAACTTTTAGAGAAGATTTGGCTGCGATGGGGTATAAATTCCAGTTCATCACTTTAGCAGGTTTCCATGCTTTAAACACTAGTATGTTTGAACTTTCTAAAGCGTACAAAGAGCGCGGAATGGCAGGTTATTCTGAGTTACAGGAAAGAGAATTTGCTTTACAGAAAAACGGTTTTAGAGCGGTAAAACATCAAGCTTTTGTAGGGACTTCTTATTTTGATGCAGTTCAGAATACGGTTACCATTGGTAAGTCAACCACTACGGCAATGAAACATTCTACGGAGGTTGAGCAATTTTAA
- a CDS encoding helix-turn-helix domain-containing protein, whose amino-acid sequence MDIEKDYIKLIFGLKLKQVRTQKNLSLFGLAKLTNLSKSYLNEIEKGKKYPKTDKILLLCEHLDVSYDQMVSLKLDNNLAPIGEILKSGILKEIPLELFGIQEADLIDIIANAPAKVNAFISTIIEIAQHYNLSRESFFLAALRSYQEAHSNYFEDLENKVIAFSKSFQINLDTKISIEELQAILKEEYEYTIKEIAFTDQEALGDLRSIYVPKSKTLLLSTEIDDPQKAFILAKEIAYNYLNLSDRLLTFSWIKFDNFDQVLHNFYASYFAGALLLPRQLVVDKINAFLNNEQPKPEQFVALIESFEVSPESFYQRLTNLLPKDFHLKNLFFLRLSHKIGSDFYQIKKELHITNQQEPHANETNEHYCRRWVSVKTIDEAIRQNKPHFFDAQISSYANSGNEYLVFSSATKDPFVENCIRSISVGILINPTMKKKFKFIDGKPLTKQIVGVTCETCAVKDCLERASPPIALEKKKRHEDTDAVVQQYITQYS is encoded by the coding sequence ATGGATATCGAAAAAGACTATATAAAGCTGATTTTTGGGCTAAAACTCAAGCAGGTCCGCACCCAAAAGAACCTTTCGCTTTTTGGCTTAGCCAAATTGACCAACCTTTCAAAATCGTATTTAAACGAAATTGAAAAGGGAAAAAAATATCCCAAAACCGATAAAATTTTACTTTTATGCGAGCATCTCGATGTTTCTTACGACCAAATGGTCTCTTTAAAACTCGACAACAACCTCGCTCCGATTGGTGAAATTTTAAAATCCGGTATTTTAAAAGAGATTCCTTTAGAGCTTTTTGGAATCCAGGAAGCGGATCTAATTGATATTATTGCGAATGCTCCGGCAAAAGTCAACGCCTTTATCAGTACCATAATTGAAATTGCACAACATTATAATTTAAGTCGTGAAAGTTTCTTTTTAGCTGCTTTGCGTTCGTATCAGGAAGCGCACAGTAATTATTTTGAAGATCTAGAAAATAAGGTAATCGCTTTCTCCAAATCCTTTCAAATCAATTTGGATACTAAGATCAGTATTGAAGAATTACAAGCGATTCTAAAAGAAGAATACGAATACACTATAAAAGAAATTGCTTTTACTGATCAGGAAGCATTGGGCGATTTACGTTCCATTTATGTTCCAAAAAGCAAAACATTATTACTTTCCACAGAAATTGACGACCCACAAAAAGCATTTATACTTGCCAAAGAAATAGCCTACAATTATTTAAATCTATCCGACAGATTACTGACTTTCAGTTGGATTAAATTTGATAATTTCGATCAGGTGCTCCATAATTTTTATGCTTCGTACTTTGCCGGAGCTTTATTGCTACCAAGACAATTGGTGGTAGACAAAATCAATGCATTCTTAAATAACGAACAACCTAAACCGGAACAGTTTGTAGCTTTAATTGAAAGTTTCGAAGTTTCACCGGAATCTTTTTACCAGCGATTAACCAATTTATTACCGAAAGACTTTCATCTGAAGAATCTCTTCTTCCTAAGATTATCTCATAAAATTGGTTCTGATTTTTATCAGATAAAAAAAGAACTGCACATTACCAATCAGCAGGAACCACACGCAAACGAAACCAATGAGCATTACTGCCGAAGATGGGTTTCGGTAAAAACGATTGACGAAGCAATCAGACAAAACAAACCTCACTTTTTTGATGCTCAGATTTCGAGTTATGCGAATAGCGGAAATGAGTATTTGGTTTTTTCTTCCGCTACAAAAGATCCGTTTGTTGAGAATTGCATCAGAAGTATTTCTGTTGGTATTTTGATCAATCCAACGATGAAAAAGAAATTCAAATTCATCGACGGAAAACCACTCACCAAACAAATCGTAGGCGTAACCTGCGAAACTTGTGCCGTAAAAGATTGCCTGGAAAGAGCTTCCCCTCCTATTGCATTAGAGAAAAAGAAACGCCATGAAGATACGGATGCCGTTGTGCAGCAGTATATCACGCAGTATAGCTAA
- a CDS encoding (4Fe-4S)-binding protein, whose translation MDPNDLTKEYTNGEVTIVWQSGKCIHSANCVKNNPDVFHPKEKPWIQAKNSTTKKIIETVNKCPSGALTFYLNNKD comes from the coding sequence ATGGATCCAAATGACCTTACAAAAGAATATACGAATGGTGAAGTAACTATCGTATGGCAATCCGGAAAATGTATTCATTCTGCCAATTGTGTAAAAAATAATCCCGATGTTTTTCACCCAAAAGAAAAGCCCTGGATACAAGCTAAAAATTCAACCACTAAAAAAATTATTGAAACCGTAAACAAATGTCCATCCGGAGCTTTGACTTTTTACCTGAACAATAAAGACTGA
- a CDS encoding DUF6370 family protein, translating to MKKLIFLALLFTGLNMQAQDKEKTEKPQIVETACGECQFGMKGDACDLAVRIDGKSYFVDGTTIDEHGDAHAKDGFCNAIRKAAVTGKIENDRFKVTTFTLIKQK from the coding sequence ATGAAAAAACTAATATTTCTTGCATTATTATTTACCGGCCTTAACATGCAGGCTCAAGACAAAGAAAAAACCGAAAAACCTCAAATTGTAGAAACCGCTTGTGGTGAATGCCAATTCGGAATGAAAGGTGACGCTTGTGATCTTGCCGTTCGCATTGACGGAAAATCCTATTTTGTTGACGGAACAACCATTGACGAACATGGTGATGCTCACGCAAAAGATGGTTTTTGCAATGCAATCCGTAAAGCTGCTGTAACAGGAAAAATAGAAAATGACCGTTTTAAAGTGACTACATTTACTTTAATAAAACAAAAATAA
- a CDS encoding Crp/Fnr family transcriptional regulator, producing the protein MALILDNIAKHVALTPDEQALFLSKTETHTYKAKTILLNAGEICKHSYFVNSGILRSFNINDNIVEHVLSFACEGWWMSDMYSYFSQKPGQLFIEALEETEIVSLSKENQEQLYLQIPKLERFFRILIENSLVANQQRLMDNLSLPAEERFEKFCAKYGTLVHKVPQKQIASFIGVTPEFFSKMKARLLKK; encoded by the coding sequence ATGGCGCTGATTCTTGACAATATTGCCAAGCATGTTGCATTGACTCCGGATGAGCAGGCACTTTTTTTATCCAAAACAGAAACACATACCTATAAAGCCAAGACCATTTTATTAAATGCGGGCGAAATATGTAAACATTCTTATTTTGTGAATTCAGGGATTTTAAGAAGCTTTAACATCAACGATAATATTGTTGAACATGTACTTTCTTTTGCCTGCGAAGGCTGGTGGATGAGTGACATGTACAGCTATTTTTCACAAAAACCCGGACAGCTTTTTATAGAAGCTCTAGAAGAAACGGAAATCGTTTCGTTATCAAAAGAAAATCAGGAGCAATTGTATCTTCAAATTCCAAAATTAGAACGTTTTTTCAGAATTCTAATCGAAAATTCGTTAGTTGCCAATCAGCAAAGACTAATGGACAATCTGAGCTTACCCGCAGAAGAACGTTTTGAAAAATTCTGCGCCAAATATGGAACATTAGTTCACAAAGTCCCTCAAAAACAAATTGCTTCTTTCATTGGTGTTACGCCAGAGTTTTTTAGTAAAATGAAAGCAAGACTTTTGAAGAAATAA
- the aceB gene encoding malate synthase A, whose product MKNQFEITETAMEFLAEKKLSYPSIWTDDAIAFITELHKKFESQRKLLLLQRDQAQVGFDQGVMPAFPLETKEVRESNWTAGETPKDLLDRRVEITGPVDRKMIINALNSGAKTFMADFEDSTSPTWQNLMEGQVNLIDAVNKTISHTDLSKNKTYQLNEKIATLIVRPRGLHLLEKHLQIEGQMVSGSLMDFGLYVFHNHKQLLENNSGPYFYIPKLEHYLEARWWNTVIDFTEDYLKLARGTIKVTVLIETITASFQLDEIIYELKEHIVGLNCGRWDYIFSYIKKFRKNSKFIVPDRDQVNMTSPFMNAYSNLVIQRCHKRGIHAIGGMAAQIPIKNNEEANAVAFAKVKTDKEREVRNGHDGTWVAHPDLVALAKEVFDAGMPTPNQIHIKREHRKITEADLIEPPIGIITENGVRKNINVGVLYLASWLNGQGAAALHNLMEDAATAEISRSQLWQWLQNKVVLDTDKELNLAYYHELALEEFHKIKTELGAENYEKRQFPLAEKVLERLVVNADFVDFLTIPCYKYL is encoded by the coding sequence ATGAAAAACCAATTTGAGATTACCGAGACGGCAATGGAATTTTTAGCCGAAAAAAAGCTTTCTTATCCAAGCATTTGGACCGATGATGCAATTGCTTTTATAACAGAATTGCATAAGAAATTCGAATCACAACGAAAATTACTTTTGTTGCAAAGAGACCAAGCGCAAGTCGGTTTTGATCAAGGTGTCATGCCTGCTTTTCCTTTAGAGACCAAAGAGGTTAGAGAAAGCAATTGGACTGCCGGTGAAACACCAAAAGATTTATTGGACAGAAGAGTTGAAATTACTGGGCCGGTTGATCGCAAAATGATTATCAATGCCTTGAATTCAGGAGCAAAAACATTTATGGCCGATTTTGAAGACAGTACTTCTCCAACTTGGCAAAATTTGATGGAGGGGCAGGTTAATTTAATAGATGCGGTTAACAAAACGATTTCGCATACGGATCTTTCAAAAAACAAAACCTATCAGCTAAATGAAAAAATAGCGACTTTGATTGTTCGTCCAAGAGGTTTGCATCTTTTAGAAAAACACCTTCAGATAGAAGGTCAAATGGTTTCAGGTTCTTTGATGGATTTTGGTTTGTATGTTTTTCACAATCATAAACAATTACTTGAAAATAATTCCGGACCCTATTTCTATATTCCAAAGTTGGAACATTATTTAGAAGCGCGTTGGTGGAATACTGTAATTGATTTTACCGAAGATTATTTAAAATTAGCAAGAGGAACGATCAAAGTTACGGTGTTAATAGAAACCATCACAGCCAGTTTTCAGTTGGATGAAATTATCTACGAATTGAAAGAGCATATAGTGGGATTGAATTGTGGTCGTTGGGATTATATCTTTTCGTACATCAAAAAATTCCGTAAAAATTCGAAGTTTATTGTTCCGGATCGTGATCAGGTAAATATGACTTCACCGTTTATGAATGCTTATTCGAATTTGGTAATTCAGAGATGTCATAAAAGAGGGATTCATGCTATTGGAGGAATGGCGGCTCAGATTCCGATTAAAAATAACGAAGAAGCCAATGCTGTTGCTTTTGCAAAAGTAAAAACCGATAAAGAACGTGAAGTTCGAAATGGTCATGATGGCACCTGGGTAGCACATCCGGATTTGGTAGCGCTAGCGAAAGAAGTTTTTGATGCCGGAATGCCAACTCCAAACCAGATTCATATCAAAAGAGAACACCGCAAAATTACAGAAGCGGATCTGATTGAACCACCAATTGGGATCATTACTGAAAATGGAGTTCGAAAAAACATCAATGTTGGGGTTTTGTATCTGGCTTCGTGGTTGAATGGTCAAGGTGCAGCTGCTTTACATAATTTGATGGAAGATGCGGCGACGGCTGAGATTTCGAGATCACAATTATGGCAGTGGCTTCAGAATAAAGTGGTTTTGGATACTGATAAAGAGTTGAATCTGGCCTATTATCACGAATTGGCTTTAGAGGAATTCCATAAAATAAAAACGGAATTGGGAGCAGAAAACTACGAAAAACGACAATTTCCTTTGGCCGAAAAAGTACTGGAAAGATTAGTTGTTAATGCTGATTTCGTTGACTTCTTGACCATTCCATGTTACAAATATTTATAA
- the purT gene encoding formate-dependent phosphoribosylglycinamide formyltransferase yields MKNSPMKILLLGSGELGKEFTIAAQRIGQTIIAVDSYENAPAMQVAHGFEVINMLDGEALDRIVAKHQPDFIVPEIEAIRTERFYDYEKQGITVVPSAKAANFTMNRKAIRDLAAKELGLKTAKYQYATSAEELQKAVQEVGIPCVVKPLMSSSGKGQSTIKNQEDILKAWEYAVAGSRGDVIEVIVEAFVDFNSEITLLTITQNNNPTLFCAPIGHRQERGDYQESWQPAKVSDKDLYEAQDMAEKITEALGGAGLFGVEFFLTNDGVYFSELSPRPHDTGMVTLAGTQNFNEFELHLRAILSLPIFEITLEKAGASAVILASEDSANPTFTGIEKVAALPKTDFRLFGKPTSRPYRRMGVVLSHDTLVTPIEEITERAKATSKLIIVNS; encoded by the coding sequence ATAAAAAATTCCCCCATGAAAATACTACTTCTAGGTTCAGGCGAATTAGGAAAAGAATTCACCATTGCCGCACAAAGAATCGGTCAGACCATAATTGCTGTTGACAGTTACGAAAACGCTCCTGCAATGCAGGTTGCTCATGGTTTTGAAGTAATCAATATGCTCGACGGCGAAGCACTTGACCGCATAGTAGCCAAACACCAACCCGACTTTATTGTCCCTGAGATAGAAGCCATTCGTACTGAACGTTTTTACGACTACGAAAAACAAGGTATCACCGTTGTTCCTTCAGCGAAAGCGGCCAATTTTACCATGAATCGCAAAGCTATTCGCGATTTAGCAGCAAAAGAATTAGGCTTAAAAACAGCCAAATACCAATACGCAACTTCGGCAGAAGAATTACAAAAAGCCGTTCAGGAAGTTGGAATTCCATGCGTAGTAAAACCGTTGATGTCGTCTTCAGGAAAAGGACAATCGACCATTAAAAACCAGGAAGATATTCTGAAGGCTTGGGAATATGCCGTTGCAGGTTCCCGAGGTGATGTTATCGAAGTGATCGTCGAAGCTTTTGTAGATTTCAATTCTGAAATTACACTTTTGACAATTACACAAAATAACAATCCAACACTTTTTTGTGCTCCGATTGGTCACCGACAAGAACGTGGCGATTATCAGGAAAGCTGGCAGCCAGCAAAAGTCTCCGATAAAGACTTGTACGAAGCACAGGATATGGCCGAAAAGATTACCGAGGCCCTTGGTGGTGCCGGACTTTTTGGAGTTGAATTTTTCCTGACCAATGACGGCGTTTATTTCTCCGAACTTTCCCCACGTCCGCACGACACCGGAATGGTAACTTTGGCCGGAACTCAAAATTTTAATGAGTTCGAATTGCATTTACGAGCCATTTTAAGCCTCCCAATTTTTGAAATCACTTTAGAAAAAGCCGGAGCAAGCGCTGTAATTTTGGCTTCTGAAGATTCTGCAAACCCAACTTTTACCGGAATCGAAAAAGTAGCTGCTTTACCCAAAACTGATTTCAGACTTTTTGGAAAACCAACCTCAAGACCGTACCGCAGAATGGGTGTTGTTTTAAGTCATGATACTTTAGTCACTCCAATCGAAGAAATAACAGAACGCGCAAAAGCAACTTCAAAACTAATAATTGTAAACTCTTAA
- a CDS encoding pirin family protein, whose amino-acid sequence MENIVLHKAETRGNANHGWLNAYHSFSFASWYNPERVQFGALRVLNDDTIAGGMGFGTHPHDNMEIITIPLEGDLAHKDSMGNTEIIKNGDIQVMSAGTGVQHSEFNPNADQQTKLLQIWLFPNQRNVDPRYQQISLNVEDRHNKLQQILSPNADDAGVWIHQDAWFHMANFDAGIATEYHLKKEGNGVYAFILKGNVTINGQELNSRDALGITDFETLNIKANTDAEFLLMEIPMNY is encoded by the coding sequence ATGGAAAATATAGTATTACACAAGGCAGAAACAAGAGGGAATGCAAATCACGGATGGCTAAATGCGTATCACAGTTTTAGTTTTGCAAGCTGGTACAATCCGGAAAGAGTTCAATTTGGAGCATTGCGTGTTTTGAACGATGATACGATTGCAGGCGGAATGGGCTTTGGAACGCACCCACACGACAATATGGAAATCATCACTATCCCGTTGGAAGGTGATTTAGCACACAAAGACAGTATGGGTAATACCGAAATCATCAAAAATGGTGATATTCAGGTAATGAGTGCGGGAACCGGAGTACAACACAGTGAATTTAATCCGAATGCGGATCAGCAGACTAAATTGTTGCAAATCTGGTTGTTTCCAAACCAAAGAAATGTTGATCCACGTTATCAACAAATCTCTTTGAATGTAGAGGACAGACATAACAAATTACAACAAATCTTATCTCCAAATGCAGACGATGCTGGAGTTTGGATTCACCAGGATGCCTGGTTCCATATGGCCAACTTTGACGCTGGAATCGCAACAGAATATCATTTGAAAAAAGAAGGAAATGGCGTTTATGCTTTTATCTTAAAAGGAAATGTAACCATCAACGGACAGGAATTAAACTCCCGTGACGCTCTTGGAATAACCGATTTTGAGACTTTAAACATCAAAGCAAATACTGATGCTGAGTTTCTTTTAATGGAAATTCCGATGAATTATTAA